A window of Bacteroidales bacterium contains these coding sequences:
- the lpxD gene encoding UDP-3-O-(3-hydroxymyristoyl)glucosamine N-acyltransferase, translating to MEFTAKSIAEILDGKVDGNPNVVVSNVSKIENGEKGTLSFLANLKYSKYIYSTNASIVIVNKNFVPEKNIDSTLIRVDDAYQAFASLLEFYNLQRQNVVGISDQSFVDESAKLGKDVYVGAFAYIGKNVEIGNNVKIYPQVYIGENVKIKDNTILNPGVKIYRDCKIGANCIIHASVIIGSDGFGFAPKNNCDYIKVPQVGDVVIENNVEIGANTTIDRATLGSTIIREGVKLDNLIQVAHNVEIDKYTVIAALSGISGSTKIGKNCMIGGQVGFVGHAKIADNVKIAAQSGIGGDIKKEGIILQGSPAYNIYDYQKSFVIFKQLPDIAKKIINLEKEIEELKKKLK from the coding sequence ATGGAGTTTACAGCCAAAAGTATTGCAGAAATATTAGACGGAAAAGTAGATGGCAATCCCAATGTGGTGGTTAGTAATGTTTCGAAAATAGAAAACGGGGAAAAAGGCACCCTTTCTTTTCTCGCAAATCTAAAATATTCAAAATATATTTATTCTACAAATGCATCAATAGTAATTGTAAATAAAAATTTTGTTCCTGAAAAAAATATTGACAGCACTTTAATCAGAGTGGATGATGCTTATCAGGCATTTGCCTCATTGCTTGAATTTTATAACCTTCAAAGACAAAATGTTGTTGGAATTTCAGATCAATCATTTGTTGATGAAAGCGCAAAATTAGGCAAGGATGTTTATGTTGGAGCATTTGCATATATCGGCAAGAATGTTGAAATAGGTAATAATGTTAAAATTTACCCTCAGGTATATATTGGCGAAAATGTTAAAATTAAAGATAATACAATATTAAATCCGGGAGTAAAAATTTACAGGGATTGTAAAATTGGAGCTAACTGTATTATTCATGCTTCTGTAATAATCGGCAGTGATGGTTTTGGTTTTGCTCCAAAAAACAATTGTGATTATATAAAAGTACCGCAGGTTGGTGATGTTGTTATTGAAAACAATGTTGAAATTGGTGCAAATACAACAATTGACAGAGCAACATTAGGGTCAACAATAATCAGGGAAGGAGTAAAGTTAGATAATTTAATACAGGTTGCTCACAATGTCGAAATAGATAAATATACTGTAATAGCTGCACTATCAGGGATTTCCGGTTCAACAAAAATAGGGAAAAATTGTATGATTGGTGGACAGGTAGGATTCGTGGGACATGCAAAAATTGCAGACAATGTAAAAATTGCCGCACAATCAGGAATAGGTGGTGATATTAAAAAAGAGGGAATAATATTACAAGGCTCTCCTGCTTATAATATTTATGATTATCAAAAATCATTTGTAATATTTAAACAATTACCGGATATTGCAAAAAAAATAATTAATTTAGAGAAAGAAATTGAAGAATTGAAAAAGAAATTAAAATAA